Proteins from a genomic interval of Spiroplasma diminutum CUAS-1:
- a CDS encoding DUF3054 domain-containing protein, translating to MFAIFIICAWSLTLAASTGLLLFGTSTLVLMLTSAKPIPFIIKMLSVLTKPLFAPVYGNNAVFYPSAEPANKVTVITWLVIAIVVAIVLITLSIIELVRLRKHQKVSKPFVKVTLVITGVLLLLTGQLIFVIVASLILIAFIMLEVVLFDSEALNNYAEERNLISIYKEERKFEKEVSKEGKLTGNVDLKNQIEDFQEENDQTKVNDNSALPKSAEEQLENFYKEGKAKKYYLKWKDYKAKLEIQRKQIEANMQNLNEKELTKVISKFNFNVMKVNRLGAKLRISQNYSIEYMTIDDNTIDANFKSTSISEATTAFGGEESTSVDEEIEKLHERYSGGNKPGVPQTFVAPQTIVHGTSIKAQGLEAEFIKEKMAKAVNMTIEQLPESSDPANSNKDMVYSDFNFDQPDLAAQVIMKDMKKVQDQKQSIVNATPGTTISAPPSFEIEVEKEIKKGEVNEVLGTFVAPQTIVHGTSIKAQGLEAEFIKEKMAKAVNMTIEQLPESSDPANSNKDMVYSDFNFDQPDLAAQVIMKDMKKAQEQKEEIANGAPGTTVSTLPVFETNMILGSDQKELEISNEDKVEEFIAPQTLSHDETLKTNGLEEEFVREKMARAVNMDLSQLDQSDISDSDKDMVYSDFNFDQPDLAAQVIMKEMKETGHQKEEVVNINSDTTISTPPIFNESVLENISDVINPVSFEPEMNYEEEYGLSGANSPAISLLNLNENVSNTTVISQTSNIESIENHNDVYEKPQVEIKESSSNKVDSSANSVDLEKLNSIEKRMSKLENLIENLGNKLNGDRLSEDFSKISQQLDSISKMVNDLENNTPRAIIDSLSTRHNYNKNNG from the coding sequence ATGTTTGCTATATTTATTATATGTGCTTGATCATTAACATTAGCAGCATCAACAGGATTATTACTGTTTGGTACTTCAACATTAGTTTTAATGTTAACATCAGCAAAACCAATACCGTTTATTATTAAAATGTTGTCTGTATTAACAAAACCATTATTTGCACCAGTTTATGGAAACAATGCTGTATTTTATCCGTCAGCAGAGCCAGCTAATAAAGTAACAGTGATTACTTGATTAGTAATTGCAATAGTTGTTGCAATCGTTTTAATTACACTATCAATTATTGAATTAGTAAGATTAAGAAAACATCAAAAAGTTTCAAAACCATTTGTTAAAGTAACATTAGTTATTACAGGTGTTTTATTGTTATTAACAGGTCAATTAATATTTGTTATTGTAGCAAGTTTAATTTTAATAGCATTTATTATGTTAGAAGTTGTTTTATTTGATTCAGAGGCATTAAATAATTATGCCGAAGAAAGAAACCTAATTTCAATTTACAAAGAAGAAAGAAAATTTGAAAAAGAGGTATCAAAAGAGGGAAAGTTAACTGGCAACGTAGATTTGAAAAACCAAATAGAGGATTTTCAAGAAGAAAACGATCAAACAAAAGTAAATGATAATTCTGCGTTGCCAAAATCAGCTGAAGAACAGCTAGAAAATTTTTATAAAGAGGGTAAAGCTAAAAAGTATTATCTAAAATGAAAAGATTATAAAGCAAAATTGGAAATTCAAAGAAAACAGATTGAAGCAAATATGCAAAATCTAAATGAAAAAGAATTAACCAAAGTGATTAGTAAATTTAATTTCAATGTTATGAAAGTTAATCGTCTAGGAGCAAAACTTAGAATATCACAAAATTATAGTATTGAGTATATGACAATTGATGATAATACCATTGATGCAAACTTTAAATCAACTTCAATATCTGAAGCAACTACTGCTTTTGGTGGAGAAGAATCAACTTCAGTAGATGAGGAAATTGAAAAATTACATGAGAGATATTCTGGTGGAAATAAACCAGGTGTACCTCAGACATTTGTAGCTCCTCAAACTATAGTTCATGGCACTTCAATAAAGGCTCAAGGATTGGAAGCTGAGTTTATTAAAGAAAAAATGGCAAAAGCTGTTAATATGACAATTGAACAACTTCCTGAATCAAGTGATCCAGCTAATTCAAATAAGGATATGGTTTATTCAGATTTTAATTTTGATCAACCAGACCTTGCAGCTCAGGTTATCATGAAAGACATGAAAAAGGTTCAAGACCAAAAACAATCTATTGTAAATGCAACTCCAGGAACAACAATTTCTGCTCCACCTTCATTTGAAATTGAAGTTGAGAAAGAAATTAAAAAAGGTGAAGTCAATGAAGTTTTAGGAACATTTGTAGCTCCTCAAACTATAGTTCATGGTACTTCAATAAAAGCTCAAGGATTGGAAGCTGAGTTTATTAAAGAAAAAATGGCAAAAGCTGTTAATATGACAATTGAACAACTACCTGAGTCAAGCGATCCAGCTAATTCAAATAAGGATATGGTTTATTCAGATTTTAATTTTGATCAACCAGACCTTGCAGCTCAAGTTATCATGAAAGACATGAAAAAGGCTCAAGAACAAAAAGAAGAAATTGCAAATGGTGCGCCAGGAACAACTGTTTCGACTTTACCAGTTTTTGAGACAAATATGATTCTTGGTTCTGATCAAAAGGAACTTGAAATTTCAAATGAAGATAAAGTAGAGGAGTTTATAGCTCCCCAAACTTTAAGTCATGATGAAACACTAAAAACAAATGGGCTTGAAGAAGAGTTTGTAAGAGAAAAAATGGCAAGAGCTGTTAATATGGATTTAAGCCAACTTGACCAGTCAGATATTTCTGATTCAGATAAGGATATGGTTTATTCAGATTTCAATTTTGATCAACCAGACCTTGCAGCTCAAGTTATCATGAAAGAAATGAAGGAAACTGGTCACCAAAAAGAGGAAGTTGTAAATATAAATTCAGATACAACTATATCTACACCACCAATTTTTAATGAAAGTGTTTTAGAAAATATTTCAGATGTTATAAATCCAGTATCATTTGAACCAGAAATGAATTATGAAGAAGAATATGGTTTATCAGGAGCCAATTCTCCTGCAATATCATTATTAAATTTAAATGAAAATGTTTCAAATACTACAGTTATTTCACAAACTTCAAATATTGAATCAATTGAGAATCATAATGATGTTTATGAAAAACCACAAGTTGAAATCAAAGAAAGTTCATCGAATAAAGTAGATTCTAGTGCTAATTCTGTAGATTTAGAAAAACTTAATTCAATTGAAAAAAGAATGTCTAAATTAGAAAACTTAATTGAAAATTTAGGTAACAAACTTAACGGAGATAGATTATCTGAAGATTTTTCAAAAATCTCACAACAATTAGATAGTATTTCAAAAATGGTAAATGATTTAGAGAATAATACTCCAAGAGCAATCATAGATTCTTTATCAACAAGACATAATTATAATAAAAATAATG